In Thermotoga sp., a single genomic region encodes these proteins:
- a CDS encoding phosphoribosylanthranilate isomerase, which produces MVRVKICGITNLEDAVLAVESGADAIGFVFYPSSKRYVSLEKAREISRDLPPFVFRVGVFVNESFESVLNTASFVGLNAVQLHGDESPEFCEKLNEKIMVIKAVGISGRADVERALEYGKFPVLLDTKVPGYGGSGRTFNWSLVLPYRDRFRYLILSGGLNPENVEEAIEMVKPFAVDVSSGVEISPGKKDHKLVEEFIKKAKGLCV; this is translated from the coding sequence ATGGTCAGAGTGAAGATCTGTGGAATCACAAACCTTGAAGACGCCGTGCTTGCGGTGGAAAGTGGGGCGGACGCGATCGGATTTGTCTTCTATCCGAGCAGTAAGCGGTACGTCTCCTTGGAAAAAGCTCGTGAAATTTCTCGCGATTTGCCTCCATTTGTGTTCCGCGTTGGTGTGTTCGTGAACGAATCTTTTGAGAGCGTCTTGAACACAGCTTCCTTCGTGGGGTTGAATGCTGTTCAACTCCATGGTGATGAAAGTCCTGAGTTCTGTGAGAAGCTCAACGAGAAGATCATGGTGATAAAGGCTGTAGGGATATCGGGGAGAGCCGATGTCGAGCGTGCGCTTGAGTACGGAAAATTTCCAGTTCTTCTTGATACCAAGGTTCCAGGCTACGGGGGTAGTGGAAGAACTTTCAACTGGTCACTTGTTCTGCCTTACAGGGATCGATTTCGTTATCTTATACTTTCCGGGGGTTTGAATCCAGAAAATGTAGAGGAAGCGATTGAGATGGTGAAACCGTTCGCCGTTGATGTATCTTCCGGTGTGGAAATTTCTCCGGGAAAAAAAGACCACAAACTGGTTGAGGAGTTCATAAAAAAAGCAAAGGGGTTGTGTGTATGA